Sequence from the Prunus persica cultivar Lovell chromosome G5, Prunus_persica_NCBIv2, whole genome shotgun sequence genome:
TGGTCATGTTCCTAAATGTCAATTTCACCTAATAATGCAtgatatgaagaaaaaagaaaaagaaaaaaaaaggtaaataaTAAAGATTGTGAGAAAGCAAAACGAAAAAAGCGGTGCAGTGGAGGGGCCATTCGGGTGCTTAATAATGTGCCAAAGAATCATGCTACTATGCTATATATACCTCTCTATATTTGGGTGCTTACTAAAAAGCACCTTTCCAATCCAATATCTCTCTATATTTGGCCATTCTGTAGTCGTTAGATTGACGAGTTCATTTATTTAGATATGAAATCCAGTCATTCTTATTGACGAGACGCGATGAGAAAACTTTACTCTCAAAATCAAGAACGTTGCATAAAGAAGGGCAAATTGCGTCGGATGGAGCAATAGAAGTAGCATTTTGGATTGTATTATTTAACTTTATATGGAAAATATAGGTCCTGCCAAATTGGTCAGAAGACAAACGACCATGGTTAAAAGAGCAAGTTCCAGAAATGTAATGAATGAATTTTTGCCTCATGAAGCAACATAAGCACATGGATCATAGATTTACCCAATCACACCATCATATTCATACCAAACACCACCATGTATTGTTGTTGGGAAGAATTGTAAATGAATAATTTAACTGCTCAGACAATTGTGGAAATGTATAGCCTACAACTTTTGTACATGAACATTCTTTTTTGCCTTTCTAATGATTGTTTGACAGTGGAGAGACTCCCCATGACACAAAATTTGGAATGTAAAAGATAACAAATTAAGAAATACGCCTAAGAATCAATTGGAGGAagggaaagaagaagcaagaagaatcaaaagaaaaaagagaaagaagctgCTTGCATTCTACATTGATCAAATGGTGCTAATTTCACTGATCTCACCCTCTTTACATAAACCAACATCTATCACCATTGGCCCTTTCTTCTTTGACTTCATAACCCTGCAACAATTTCTTCTCGGAGACTGccaatacacacacacacgaaaacaaagcaaaacaaaacacattgATCAGTTTTCGATTGTATAGTACAGTTCACGGGCATCAAAGAAGTGGTGGTGAATTGTAGTGCAACGGTGAGTGTTGAAAATAACAGGTTCAATGGTGATAGTTTTGGAACAGAGGAAGCAATACAAGCTCTTGAAAAATACTTACTCTCTCCCATAGATGCGGGTCAGGCTTCTTGTGAACCTCGACTTTGTCAAGATCAGCAGGATCAGCCATCTTCCACTTGCAGTGGGGATGAGGGACACGATGCTGGACATACTCACTGATTGTTGAATTCATCGTAGCATTAACTCTTACCCTTGacatataaaatacaaatggTTTCTGGCAGGGGTTTCGGCTAACTGGACGAGTGTTGAATGCATATGCTGTGTAATCTGCTCTTTTGTACCAATTCAAAAACGTTCGTGAAGGCATTTCCATCTCACGGGGTGAAAATACTCCTCGGAAAATTTGAACAGCAAATCCCCAAGAAACAGAAATGGTCCAACTCTTTGACTTGTCATAGCAGATGGATTGTTGCATGATTCCTGCTGAGTCCAGCTTCACTGGTACAAGAAGCCGCTGAAGGGCTTGAACACGGGTTGTGTTGGGGAAGATGGGCTCAACCACATCAAGGTGATGCATTGTCACTAAGGGTGCCACCGGATGTGCTGCAAGGAGCCCGAACAGGTTGCCGTACACATCATACTGAGAGCCATTGATAAGAAAGACACTCACCGTAAGTTCACGAAAGATTGATATGAATCTAAAATCTaaccctgaaaaaaaaaaacattactaGCAAAGGAATGTACAAGCACACTGCTGTTAATTCACTCAACCCCTAAAACTAGGACCTCATTTTGCAAACTAGAGATGAGGCTCTTGCTCTATTTAGTACACAAATTGGAAGAACCCCCCAGTGGAAATTGGAAAACTAGACTCAAATTTTCTTAACCAAAGCCTACACAACTACCAGTCTACCACTAAGTGCCAATTCCATAAACATTTCACAATTCGGGCCATCTGGGCAACAGAAATAGGACGGCTTCAGAAAGTAACATATGAGGGAGAATCGCTAAGAAGCGTAAAAATTGGGTCCCATTTTAGCTGTCTCCATTGCAAAGCCAAAAGCATTACCATTCTAGAACACCATGTTTAATCTAACCCCAGATTCTCCGAATgggatttaaagaaaaaaaaaaaaaagtaaaaaaaaaaaaaccgaaaCCGACATTCACTAATGAACTCCCTCACTTGCCAAAATGAAAGCTACATTCATTCAAAGCACAATACATACTGGATTATACCGGCTTGCAACAGATTTGAGTCATTTGACAGTGCCTGCCATAATTATATGCCAAAATTGAGCTTAAAGTCACTCaatgtaaaagaaaaataccaaCTGTAAAAAAATGGACCACAAGAAAATTTtaccctttttcctttttctttaacaggaagaaaaggaataATAACTACCCCATAATTGGTTGGCAGAAATTGAAGTTTtccattcaattcaattcaatgttTTGACTGTACAATGCTCAGCAAAGGAGCGTGACGTCCACGACCAACAACTGCTCGTGGGGCAAGGAGTTTGATTCCTGCGTGTAGTGAGCTGTGAGACAAAAACCTGGTCTAACTCTTTACACAGGTGGGCCCCATCCCGTCACCTTCGACACGCGAGCATTGACAACATTGAGCAAATCACCCGCTTGATGTTGGATTGGATCCCGTCAAAAACGTTTGGTTTATAGACCAATATTATGGTCTAGCAAACCGACACAAATCAACTATTCAGCTGATATTTCCCGAAACCGGCAAGTAACGTATCGGGAACGGAATGATCGAACTAAGAAGATGATTAACAGACGCACGCTTTAATTAATGAAACTCAGTAACTTAGTAGGGAAGCCTAATTAAATTCCCCTCCATAATTAAAAGCAAAAGAGACACAACTCGGCCCAACCGACATTGACCCTAATTCGTATCGGCCGAAACTCTGAAATCTTCGTAGATTTCAAGTCTAATCCTACATTCCATTGCTGGAATTCAACCTGGGAATTCGAATTCAGAAAAAACCCAGATAAAATCAAAACCGGATTACAACTAattaaagggaaagaaaaaaaaaaccatttagTGTACGGACCTGATGAAAGCCGAGTTCTTTAGTCAGTGGGACACCGAGTTCCGCCATGCAAGCCTGCATTCGGTCATCGGAGCCGTACAGTCCCGGGTACCTCTGTATGCACCTGTCTTGCATTTTGCTCAGAGCTTTGGCCAATGGGTAGCTGATGGCGAAGCCGCCGCCGCCGTACGCCATGCCGTACGAGAAGAAGATGTTCTGCAAGTGGCTCTCCGATAAGCTCCCGATATAATAGTACTGCGTGTGGTCGTATTTCCTCAGGACCCTCACGAGATTGTCGGTGATGAAAACGGTGTCGTCGTCCCCCATTACGAACCACCTCACGTCCTTGAGCCCAAGACGCAGCGTCTCGGAGACGATACGAGATATCCGAATCGCGGAACGGTGCCCCTGTTTGTTAGTGTACGCGAACCCAGAGGTGTCGCCGGAGATTTTAATCGGCGGGAGGCCGAGGCCTTCCGGGTTTTTATCCTCTACTTGGCGGTCCAGCCAAACTATGCCTCTCATCGAGTTGGGCTTGTACCAGAGCTTGATGTAGTTCTTCCTCTGTTTCCAAAGCTTGGCGGAGGCGGCAATGCCGAATACGATGTCGTTTATCTCCGTCGGGTGGTTTTCGTTTATgggttggtgggttttgagctgGAGAACCTCGGCCGTCCGATCTTGGACGGTTGTGATGTtggtggcggtggcggtggAGGAGGAGAGGCGGACGGGGTTAAATGGGTCATTTTCATCGGAGCAGGCGGCTCGGGAGGTGGAGACGAGCTTGAGCGTGTAGACGATGTAAGTGAGAGAGACGCAGAGGATGAGCCAGACGAGGAGTTTAGGGGTGGCTCGAGATTGAGAACCGGGTCCAGGAATTGGGGTCCCTGTGGAGCTCCGCATCTGATCCCAAATTACTTTCTCTTGATCTTTCTGGCTCgctttcatttttctcaagCCCCACTGTAGCTCCAAGCTCAACCCTTTTcactactctctctctctctctctaattgctgaaaccaaacaaaaaaaaataatcaggGGTTCTGCAACATTGGTGTTGGAGATTGGAGAATCTTTGGTCCCTTTTGGAACCCAATTGGGGGAAATGAATGAGGGACTCAGATCTCTCTGGAATTTCAATCAGTGGTGGTTAAAGATTGGAACTttatggagaaaaaaattggaGATCAATGTGAATGAGAGAAACCCAGTTGGGGAAAATGGGTTAGGAGTTTTGCAATTCAAGGCAATGAgagtgaggaagaagatgaagatgagttTGATGATGgtgttgttgttgatgttgTTGCAGAGAGGTAAAGGTGAGAGCTTGCATTGCTGCCAGGTTGCAGAAGGCTCCACATCCCCGAATAGAGCTACAccggaaaaataaatatttatgtttattttttgtttgtttttatttttacttttgattGTTTTGCAACATGGAGGAGTGTGAGATGGGAGTGATTTGTGTCTGAGTGTTCAGATCTGTGTAGCGTGTGAATACGAGAGAGGTGGAATGTTTGGGGGAGTCGGATCTTCTAATATTTGGGTCCCACTGGAGAAGAAGACAGTGGAGATTCAAtcttgggttgggttgggttaggTCACTTGCACTTTGGTTTGGGCGGTTTGGGTCAGCCTCACTGAGATGAGAGAATAAATAAacactaaaaaaatattataaaattacaCACGTATCTAATAAGGGCCTGAAATATGTTTAGTACACTAATCTAAATATATCATGTGCCTTATCTTGGCCTGATGCCCTGATTATACTTTTGGTTTAATCTGtaaaactttagtttttttgcAATGGTAAATTTGAACCCCGCACTGACTCTTTACCAAGTACACTCTTTGTAACGGAATTCAGTGCACATTTTTACCATGTACAAAACTGGCAGGGAAATGATGCCTAGTATATTGTAAAATTAATGGTTGACTTTATATTTGTGAATACCATAATGCAATAGGATTTTATGAAACATGTAGAAGAGATTAAAACTAATTGAGCCTAATACACTGCTAATTAAGTTTAGTGCAAATCTGACAATCTAAGTAGTGACAATGAGTAGATATGAACTTAGCCAAGTTGGTTAGAACGAATGTGCTCTTCACTCTGTATCCGAGTTTGAATGTCCCTCcgtataatttaaattaatttaatacataatatcgcttgtataaaaaaaccaatgaGAGTGAATATTTTTCcgtaacatacaattttagTCCCTTTACATGCATAAAATATAGTGCTCCTACTATTCTATCACGTATCTACTAAGCTATGTTGACTTTGATGGTTTCAGAGTTCTTGGAAGACACCTCCACCACATTGACGTTTTGCAACCTTCAACTTGTTTACTAGGGACATGTGATACAAAAAATTGATCTTGCTTGTGGAGATTTCTcatcacaaaaaaattatacactAGTTTTTAGTCttttataatataatcaaTCTTTGCTTTAAAATTATACACTAGTTTTTAGTCttttataatataatcaaTCTTTGCTTTGTGGAGATTTTCCTTATAGTAAGAGAAATTCTCAATTTATAGCTCATGTGACATGAGATGAGCGGAATGAAATATTCGCATTATAATATGATCGGAAATTGAACTACAACTACTATCCTCATAAAGTTAATCAAGTGGATTTTCaatttaatcattttttaCATAGAGTGATTCTGATAATTAGATTACGATTTAAAACTAAGATATCTTtatttgagaaaaacaaagatagAGAAAGGCGCCACgccaaaaaaatagaaagaaaaaaaaaacaaaaaaaacctttcATTTTATTTGCTGGCTATGGGGTTCGAACCCATGCGCACTTATGTGCAGAAGATCTTAAGTCTTCCCCCTTAACCTCTCGGGCAAACCAGCTTGGATACCATCCCATATGTATTTGGTGAATGATGcataattcatttttattaatcTTATAGTAAATGGttgattttttgaaaataaattaataaatcaaTGATTTAAACCTAATTAATAAAGGATAATGCTTCCATTCTTATCCATAAGGAGGAACTCCTCTTTGCCTACTGATGTGGCTCAGTCACAATCTAACACGTGTCTCTCTTGttaagaataattaaaataaaaaataaatgcacATTTGAgaatgataaagaaaaaaaagacgtGTCATATTGTGGTTGAGTCACATTAGTAGGTAAGAATGAATTCTTTCTTATGAGCAAGGAGGGAAGTATTATCCTTTAATAAATGCGATAGCACATACTAAAGCACAACCCTTTCAAAGATTTTATTGTCTAGAATAGACTAGCTACTAGCCAAACCGTTACTAAAGACAGACAACTCATAAAGACTAGACCTGCTTATATTTTGGTATCACATAACTCATTCATGACACCATCCATGTGAGTGTGATGCCATATACACCAATCGCAGTAAGAATCGCTTGCATTCAAATCTTTGTTGCCTTCACTTTGCAGTAGAACTGCTAGTCTACTGCTTACATTTTACATGGCTGAAAGAAAGAACCGTATTGATCCACACAACCTCAAcctaaaacaaacaagaaaaaatgagAATCAGTATTTGGATATGGACTGGctctttgaaaaaattatacaCTGTTTTTTAGTCTCTTATAATATAATCAATCTTGCTTTGTGGAGATGTTCCTTATACTAAGAGAAACTCTGAATTTATGGCTCAAGTGACATGAAAATGAGTGGATTGAAATATTCGCATTATAATATGATCGGAAACTAAACTACAACTACTATCCTCATTATGCTAATCAAGTggattttcaatttaattatttttacatagaTAATTCttgccaagaaaaaaaaaaggttaaaaaatGAACGATTCTGATAATTAGATTACGGTTTTAAAAGTaagatatatttatttaagaaaaataaggatAGAGAAAGGCTTCacgccaaaaaagaaaagaaagaaaaaccttCCATTTTATTTGCTGGCTATGGGGTTCGAACCCATGCGCACTTATGTGCAGAAGATCTTAAGTCTTCCCCCTTAACCTCTCGGGCAAACCAGCTTGGTTACCATCCCACACGTATTTGGTGGATGATGGATCACTCATTTTTATGAATCTTATAGTGAAGGttaatgtttttaaaaataaattgataaatCAATGATTTAAACCTAATTAATAAATGTGCCTTTTAAAGATCTGATTGTATAGAATAGACTAGCTGCTAGCCAAAACACCACTAAAGCAACCCCCATATCTCACTCAAATCACATCGTTTGTCCTTCAGCTGAGccttaaaaatataattagaagTTTGATTTTCCCCTAAAAGCCATATTAATCTCAGATCACGTAACTCTCcaactactttttttttttttaagttacaTTGGGAGAAAAGAAACTTATTGGAATTTCGAACTTGAATATCAAGCAGGGGAAAGGGGGAGGCCACTACTGTAATACCTACTCTCGACACTCTCCGACTACTCTCATAAAGACTAGAGATGCTTATAATTTGGTATCATATGACCCTCGTGATACCATCCTTGTGAGTGTGATGCCGTACACACCAGTCGCACAAAAGAATGGCCATTGCATTCAAATCTTTGTTGCCTTCACTTTGCAGTAGAATATCTGTCAGTTGGGGTGGCTGCCATAATATATTCCAATGCTGATAACGGCCTGTATGTTCTATCAATGGGGACAAAGGAAAACCAAATCCCCACTCTTCTACAAAAATCTAACCTATTTTTGAGCTCTGCATGGACCAAAATGGCAGAAACCAAAATCCAGGAAATAACaaataagaacaaaagtttGCACAGAGCTAAAGACAGTGCCCGTGAAGAATCTGTGCAAGCTTAATGATTATATcgatttattattttgtctctctctctctctctctctttctctctctctctgtgtgcaGCCTGTCTCTCCtcttcaattttgaatttctgtGGAACATTTGTTGGTGTGGTGAGTGGGAAAGTAGTTGATGATGTGGGTAAACATTGTATCTGGATATGGAGCATCAACCCTAAGATTGACTGTTGATGGTGGGGGGCAAAAATTCTATTACCATATGATCAGTGAAAGGAATATCCACATCATCCATAACTTTGTCTATTGATTTTAGCCTCGTGCGCGTGTGAGGCTCACAATGCATTAACGAACATTAGTGCACCTTCACCATTACATAATTCTTTAAGAAGCAATCTCATAAAGTGGATTGTACTAGTGACATACTTATTTAGTATACTTTGCTTCAAAAGGTCTTTTAGCACCAAATCTCAATGATGAAATTGGAGCAATAACCGTGGAGGGTGCATAATTGGATTTATACTAAACTACTCAATCTGTtgccttttctgtttttcagtttttctgttttcttaaCCAAAATGATTGTAGAACAGTTTGATATATTATGTTTCGACCagaaaatacttttttttggtcaaaaaaatAGTGGTAAAGTGTGCAACCACTATGAGCCGGAACTGTTTACggtaaaaccaaaaaatacttttcaataataataaacctGACATATGCAATTCAAATATAGGtcagcaaaaaaaaacaaaaaaaaaaactagtctCGGGAAACATGTTAAACAACAAAAGTTTCTTGCAGTCAACGTttggttcaaaattttctctgggaaaataaaatcaaaatgaccaaaatgcaTACAAGCCCATATGGTTATAAGCGATATTCTAAACTAAAGATAAGGAAAATTTCTCGCACACACAAACACCATTGATTATAAAAGGTTGAAAGTTTCACAACATTAGTCAGTGCACCACCTCTTCATTTCTTTGACAAAATGGAGGGTGAAGGGTAATTCTCCACTCCACCAATCAATTGCTATTTATTTCCCTTCCTCAAATGGGGAGGCAAAGGAGTAGAAAGAAAGGATATGATTGGTTTGCATCTCACCACTTGAGTAAAATTATATGCCCAACCAAATGACACATTTGTTTGACATAATTTCGTGTTACCCACCGATATCAttcttgttttggg
This genomic interval carries:
- the LOC18777146 gene encoding uncharacterized protein LOC18777146, with the translated sequence MKASQKDQEKVIWDQMRSSTGTPIPGPGSQSRATPKLLVWLILCVSLTYIVYTLKLVSTSRAACSDENDPFNPVRLSSSTATATNITTVQDRTAEVLQLKTHQPINENHPTEINDIVFGIAASAKLWKQRKNYIKLWYKPNSMRGIVWLDRQVEDKNPEGLGLPPIKISGDTSGFAYTNKQGHRSAIRISRIVSETLRLGLKDVRWFVMGDDDTVFITDNLVRVLRKYDHTQYYYIGSLSESHLQNIFFSYGMAYGGGGFAISYPLAKALSKMQDRCIQRYPGLYGSDDRMQACMAELGVPLTKELGFHQYDVYGNLFGLLAAHPVAPLVTMHHLDVVEPIFPNTTRVQALQRLLVPVKLDSAGIMQQSICYDKSKSWTISVSWGFAVQIFRGVFSPREMEMPSRTFLNWYKRADYTAYAFNTRPVSRNPCQKPFVFYMSRVRVNATMNSTISEYVQHRVPHPHCKWKMADPADLDKVEVHKKPDPHLWERSPRRNCCRVMKSKKKGPMVIDVGLCKEGEISEISTI